Proteins encoded in a region of the Gemmatimonadota bacterium genome:
- a CDS encoding pyridoxal-phosphate dependent enzyme has product MDFRARLATASRLRLAIVPTPLRPVPALERWLDASVGAAAPRLLVKHDDQTGFGLGGNKVRKLEYELAPDRLEGVTCIVTTGGPQSNHARVTAAAAAWLGLECVIVTNGAAPEPFRGNALLQRRFGARIETVSGRDERAPTMERIADEVAAAGGRARVVPLGASTAHGALGYVRAFMELDDELEPGGPRTWVFVSASSGGTLAGLHLGRALCGRDDVTLVAVSADTPAGELRAVADRLATEAATLLGVEARLDAERLVVVDDQVGEGYGLPTAASTEAASVFARRAGLILDDTYTAKAAAGLLAALRSGTVAAPDRVVFWHTGGWPAVFA; this is encoded by the coding sequence ATGGACTTCCGCGCCCGCCTCGCCACCGCGTCCCGGCTTCGGCTCGCGATCGTGCCCACTCCGTTACGTCCCGTGCCGGCGCTGGAGCGCTGGCTGGACGCCTCGGTCGGCGCGGCCGCTCCGCGCCTGCTCGTCAAGCACGACGACCAGACCGGGTTCGGCCTCGGAGGCAACAAGGTCCGCAAGCTGGAATACGAGCTCGCACCGGATCGGCTCGAAGGCGTCACCTGTATCGTCACGACGGGAGGCCCGCAGTCGAACCACGCCCGCGTGACGGCCGCAGCGGCCGCGTGGCTGGGGCTGGAGTGCGTGATCGTCACCAACGGCGCGGCGCCGGAGCCCTTCCGCGGGAATGCCCTGCTGCAGCGGCGGTTCGGGGCGCGCATCGAGACGGTCTCCGGCCGCGACGAGCGGGCGCCCACCATGGAGCGCATCGCGGACGAGGTGGCCGCGGCGGGGGGACGGGCTCGGGTGGTGCCGCTCGGCGCGTCGACGGCGCACGGGGCGCTGGGGTATGTGCGCGCCTTCATGGAGCTGGACGACGAGCTCGAGCCCGGAGGCCCGCGCACCTGGGTCTTCGTGTCGGCCTCGTCCGGAGGCACCCTGGCCGGGCTGCACCTGGGACGCGCCCTTTGCGGGCGGGACGACGTGACCCTGGTGGCAGTCTCGGCCGATACGCCCGCGGGAGAGCTGCGGGCGGTCGCGGATCGTCTCGCCACCGAAGCGGCCACGCTGCTGGGGGTCGAGGCCCGACTCGACGCCGAGCGGCTCGTGGTGGTCGACGATCAGGTGGGGGAGGGATATGGGCTCCCCACCGCGGCCTCGACCGAGGCGGCCTCCGTGTTCGCGCGTCGGGCGGGCCTGATCCTGGACGACACCTACACGGCCAAGGCCGCGGCCGGCCTCCTCGCAGCCCTGCGGTCCGGCACCGTGGCCGCTCCCGACCGTGTCGTCTTCTGGCACACCGGGGGCTGGCCGGCCGTCTTCGCCTGA